A stretch of the Musa acuminata AAA Group cultivar baxijiao chromosome BXJ2-7, Cavendish_Baxijiao_AAA, whole genome shotgun sequence genome encodes the following:
- the LOC103981123 gene encoding GBF-interacting protein 1 isoform X2 — MNGGGARVSIPPSVRRTIQNIKEIAGHHTDEDIYSMLKECAMDPNETAQKLLLQDTFHEVKRKRDKRNGNVREHSDRRWRPGALGRGGGRGHQNFSNRYLSNDVADSRNITSGKENGAEQGPDKDNTSFLPIATGKGNKSTTFISSTVSGITNSRNETDMLLSSQGCLSQVSSDSTITSREECSAKTNLVTVPSPVGCSPGKLGTIMHVIQCGETVVEMVTNKVVCDAVSPLMGKGSKEMSSSYVNREIQVKSKGSEANQLTGASEAAFSSSEMGPTGSRSSNYGNHSQQPVGSQKAVVPNKEWKPKSAHTDHTQASGIAGNYDVPMMGNAVSQSVSVPASCSVEREETISKLEKKLDEVQLSVRQHVIIPDHLQVTGSERHGLSFGSFDACFNVDFANGDKCDKSATQLSGSLQENEENVEQPSSWSDIPLCCIHIASSASQEDHPDHIQSPRQMPENYSSREAGIYGTSATKEYGQAKQEPVIAPEDPKIPVVPSISMNSTFGLAPQMFGNQFVPFWSSEPGACDTNLPNFVNGSSVILSTAGSTPLATQAVGAMQSSGVVSQQPVPIFRQTAGVHLSHYPISYGQYFSPFYVPPPALHPFLSSVAFPQQPHFGSMYPHPGTAAAAAPVKFSLSQYKPGTNISSSAFIGIPAGYGSYNSTPTCYTYSPVVSSGNSTSKEDLNSTQFKENNIYSSEQQSEGSAAWILAPGQDNSSLQTATTFYGMPPHMTLAPTQTGHGALGGIYHPASAAVHPLVQQSQAAAGAVEMVGPAAGVYQQPQHAQINWTGDY, encoded by the exons ATGAACGGCGGCGGCGCTAGGGTTTCGATCCCGCCGAGCGTGCGGCGGACGATCCAGAACATCAAGGAGATCGCCGGCCACCACACTGACGAAGATATTTACTCGATGCTAAAGGAGTGCGCCATGGATCCCAACGAGACCGCCCAGAAGCTCCTCCTCCAGG ACACTTTTCATGAGGTGAAAAGGAAGCGCGATAAGAGAAATGGG AATGTGAGAGAGCATTCAGATCGTAGATGGAGGCCAGGGGCATTAGGGCGAGGAGGTGGCAGAGGTCACCAAAACTTTTCTAACCGCTACTTATCCAATG ATGTTGCTGACAGTAGAAACATTACTTCTGGTAAGGAGAATGGAGCGGAACAAGGCCCAGACAAAGACAATACATCTTTTTTACCTATTGCTACTGGCAAAGGGAACAAATCTACAACTTTCATCTCAAG TACTGTATCTGGCATCACAAACAGTCGCAACGAAACAGATATGTTGTTGTCATCTCAGGGATGTTTGTCCCAGGTATCTAGTGATAGTACCATAACCTCAAGGGAAGAATGTTCTGCTAAAACCA ATCTTGTGACTGTGCCATCACCTGTTGGCTGTAGCCCAGGTAAACTGGGTACTATCATGCATGTAATCCAGTGTGGAGAAACAGTTGTTGAAATGGTGACGAACAAGGTTGTGTGCGATGCTGTCTCACCTCTGATGGGAAAAGGGTCCAAAGAAATGAGCAGTTCATATGTAAATCGAGAGATCCAGGTTAAGTCAAAAGGATCTGAAGCAAATCAACTCACAGGTGCTTCTGAAGCTGCATTTTCATCTTCTGAAATGGGACCTACAGGAAGCAGATCATCTAATTATGGTAACCATTCCCAGCAGCCAGTTGGTTCACAGAAAG CAGTTGTTCCTAATAAGGAGTGGAAACCAAAATCAGCACACACGGATCATACCCAGGCATCTGGAATTGCTGGCAATTATGATGTACCTATGATGGGCAATGCTGTCTCTCAGTCAGTATCAGTGCCAGCCTCATGCTCTGTTGAACGGGAGGAAACTATTTCAAAGCTTGAAAAGAAGCTAGATGAAGTGCAACTCTCAGTTAGACAACATGTGATCATTCCTGATCATCTTCAAGTCACAGGCTCTGAAAGACATGGGTTGAGTTTTGGAAGCTTTGATGCCTGTTTCAACGTCGATTTTGCAAATGGCGACAAATGTGACAAGAGTGCTACACAATTATCAGGATCGCTTCAAGAGAATGAAGAAAATGTTGAGCAGCCTTCTTCATGGTCAGATATTCCATTGTGTTG TATTCATATTGCATCCTCAGCTTCTCAAGAAGACCATCCAGATCATATACAATCACCCAGACAGATGCCAGAAAATTATTCATCAAGGGAAGCTGGGATTTATGGCACATCAGCTACAAAAGAGTATGGCCAAGCCAAACAAGAACCTGTTATAGCCCCAGAAGATCCTAAAATTCCAGTTGTTCCATCTATATCCATGAATTCAACATTTGGATTGGCACCGCAAATGTTTGGAAACCAGTTTGTACCCTTCTGGAGCTCCGAGCCTGGGGCATGTGATACTAATCTGCCAAACTTTGTG AATGGGAGCTCTGTTATTTTATCTACAGCTGGGTCAACTCCTCTCGCAACTCAAGCAGTTGGTGCCATGCAGAGTTCTGGTGTTGTTTCCCAGCAACCAGTTCCCATATTTCGGCAAACTGCTGGTGTACATTTATCGCATTATCCAATTTCATATGGTCAATATTTCTCACCATTCTATGTTCCACCTCCTGCCCTTCACCCTTTTCTGAGTAGCGTTGCATTCCCTCAGCAacctcattttggcagcatgtatCCACATCCTGGAACTGCAGCAGCTGCTGCCCCTGTCAAGTTCTCCCTTTCTCAATATAAGCCTGGTACTAACATTAGTAGTTCTGCTTTTATTGGAATCCCAGCGGGTTATGGAAGTTACAACTCCACCCCAACTTGCTACACATATAGTCCTGTTGTGAGTAGTGGTAACTCAACTAGCAAGGAGGATCTCAATTCAACTCAATTCAAAGAAAATAATATCTATAGTTCTGAGCAGCAG AGTGAAGGTTCAGCTGCTTGGATTCTGGCACCTGGGCAGGACAATTCCAGTCTTCAGACTGCTACTACTTTCTACGGTATGCCGCCTCATATGACATTAGCACCCACACAAACTGGCCATGGTGCCTTGGGTGGGATCTACCACCCTGCATCCGCTGCTGTTCATCCTCTTGTCCAGCAGTCTCAGGCTGCGGCTGGAGCAGTAGAAATGGTGGGCCCTGCTGCGGGTGTTTATCAACAGCCACAACATGCACAGATAAATTGGACTGGTGATTATTGA